Proteins encoded within one genomic window of Fusarium musae strain F31 chromosome 4, whole genome shotgun sequence:
- a CDS encoding hypothetical protein (EggNog:ENOG41), which produces MATSSPKLEASPSEDNIFANSFQDLDIQSDKGLTPSPVPSQPSSDPPQAATNNNKQQNQRRPKQKKKQDPPKVSESDEPLITPVGDPWPRPYHFEGDGLRRVVPYHYTYNTHCKERWRNRPLLEIYESEFRDRPLEYYRQSMIRGTIFVNGRRVGPDYILRNGDLISHTLHRHEPPVTEDPVQIIHEDEDMIVINKPAGVPVHPAGRYNFNSVVEIMKSDRGPAFLPYLCNRLDRLTSGIMFIAKNPPAAEALGIKIKDRTVRKEYIARVMGEFPDGEVVCDQPILQISPKLGLNRVRANGKTARTVFKKLAYYPAEGESEANDRPKTPEQVQEEKLRPWANKKGYSIVRCLPVTGRTHQLRVHLQHLGHPIQNDPIYANRRVWGVDLGQNDADATQNTDEDIVSRLSRMGKDEVAEAVAYYDAMVDRYEEKRAEKLTGELCDICETPLYSDPGEHELSLWLHSLRYEDAGGAWSYVSPLPRWALPPKGMSGPTSVGGMEELVEAVKDENPEIS; this is translated from the coding sequence ATGGCTACGTCGTCACCGAAGCTTGAGGCTTCGCCCTCCGAAGACAACATCTTTGCGAATTCTTTCCAGGATCTTGATATTCAGAGTGACAAGGGTCTTACACCAAGCCCTGTCCCGAGCCAACCAAGCTCTGATCCACCACAAGccgccaccaacaacaataaACAACAAAATCAAAGACGTccaaagcaaaagaagaagcaagatcCGCCAAAGGTCTCGGAGTCAGACGAGCCCCTCATTACACCGGTTGGAGACCCCTGGCCTCGGCCATATCACTTTGAGGGAGATGGATTGCGTCGGGTAGTTCCATACCATTATACTTACAACACACATTGCAAGGAGAGATGGCGGAACAGACCCCTCCTTGAAATCTATGAATCTGAATTCAGGGACCGTCCGCTAGAGTACTATCGGCAGTCGATGATACGGGGAACTATCTTTGTTAATGGTCGGCGAGTCGGGCCCGATTATATTCTCCGGAATGGTGACCTCATTTCTCACACTCTGCACCGTCATGAACCTCCGGTAACAGAGGATCCTGTACAGATCATCcacgaggatgaagatatgATCGTTATCAACAAGCCCGCGGGTGTTCCCGTGCACCCTGCAGGCAGGTACAACTTCAACTCGGTTGTTGAGATTATGAAATCAGACCGCGGCCCAGCATTCTTGCCATACCTCTGCAACCGCCTGGACCGTCTCACAAGTGGTATCATGTTCATTGCCAAGAACCCACCTGCTGCAGAGGCTTTgggcatcaagatcaaggaccGCACAGTGAGAAAAGAATACATCGCTCGAGTGATGGGCGAGTTCCCCGATGGCGAGGTTGTTTGCGACCAACCCATTCTACAAATATCTCCCAAGCTTGGCCTTAACAGGGTGCGCGCGAATGGCAAGACAGCCCGAACTGTGTTTAAGAAGTTGGCCTACTATCCTGCCGAGGGAGAGAGCGAAGCAAACGACCGCCCTAAAACTCCTGAACAAGTTCAGGAGGAGAAACTTCGCCCTTGGGCAAACAAGAAGGGATACTCCATTGTTCGATGTCTCCCTGTTACAGGTCGCACTCATCAGTTGCGGGTtcaccttcaacatcttggcCATCCTATTCAAAATGATCCTATCTATGCTAACCGGCGGGTCTGGGGCGTTGATCTGGGACAAAACGACGCCGATGCGACTCAAAACACAGACGAAGACATCGTGAGCCGGCTGTCTCGGATGGGCAAAGACGAAGTGGCGGAAGCTGTTGCTTATTACGATGCCATGGTGGATAGatatgaagagaagagggccGAGAAGCTTACGGGCGAGCTCTGCGACATTTGCGAGACACCTCTTTACTCGGACCCTGGTGAACATGAGCTATCGCTATGGCTCCACAGTCTTCGGTATGAAGATGCAGGCGGTGCCTGGTCATATGTTAGCCCGTTGCCTCGATGGGCTCTTCCACCGAAGGGAATGAGTGGCCCAACATCGGTGGGTGGGATGGAGGAATTGGTGGAGGCGGTTAAGGACGAGAACCCTGAGATATCATGA
- a CDS encoding hypothetical protein (EggNog:ENOG41) — MGNKASPAELKTRKREDYRFFLDYRTRWNDNDMYDHMNNSVYNFLFDSIINAYLIENCGLHPPTAPQFGMCVHTHTDYFSSIAYPAVAELALRVNKLGKSSVTYETALFEKGKDEVKAVGEFIQVYVDRETNRPLKDGMASTLREKLQELVVDDDAIKAKAKL; from the exons ATGGGTAACAAGGCTTCACCTGCGGAGCTCAAGACCCGCAAGAGAGAAGACTATCGTTTCTTCCTTGACTACCGCACGCGATG GAACGACAATGATATGTACGACCACATGAACAATTCCGTTTACAATTTTTT ATTCGACTCTATCATCAACGCATACCTCATTGAGAATTGTGGTCTCCATCCTCCTACAGCACCACAGTTTGGCATGTGCGTGCACACCCACACTGACTATTTTTCGTCTATCGCGTACCCTGCTGTCGCGGAGCTTGCCCTACGTGTCAACAAGCTAGGTAAATCTAGCGTCACGTACGAGACGGCGCTCtttgagaagggcaaggatgaGGTGAAGGCGGTAGGGGAGTTTATACAGGTGTATGTTGATCGTGAGACGAATAGACCGCTAAAGGATGGTATGGCCTCAACGCTTCGTGAAAAGCTGCAGGAGCTGGTCgttgatgacgatgcaaTTAAAGCAAAGGCTAAGCTCTAA
- a CDS encoding hypothetical protein (EggNog:ENOG41), with product MEADNLALKAIYSRSLKSAKETAALNTRSGQDPDLYSADSGSGKSFDDLLAREDIEAVIIALPIPSQPEHIRAALAAGKHVLAEKPLAPTVADGKKLIEYYRSLGDKATFSIAENFRYKPSFDYAAAEASKLGKLQHFSVRVFFYMSEDSQWYGTAWRAKPEFQGGFLLDGGVHFSAATRQLLTDPAVDVTAFTTQIQPHLAPIDTVNAVVRLKSGVSGTYQQSCGSKMSTSVFQFGYEKGSVVVDGDKVTVTPWDGEPAVKEFERTSGVTEEVEAWSKALAEGRPDKRQSVEEALADLEFLELMFESGLNGGQAKKYECQL from the coding sequence ATGGAGGCAGATAATCTCGCCCTCAAGGCCATCTACTCCCGTTCTCTCAAGTCGGCCAAGGAGACGGCTGCCCTGAACACCCGCTCCGGCCAAGACCCGGACTTGTACTCGGCCGATTCGGGATCCGGCAAGTCTTTTGACGACCTTCTTGCTCGTGAAGACATTGAAGCCGTCATCATCGCATTGCCCATCCCGAGCCAGCCCGAGCACATCAGagctgctcttgctgctggcaAGCATGTCCTTGCCGAGAAGCCGCTTGCGCCCACCGTAGCTGATGGCAAGAAGTTGATTGAGTACTACCGTAGTCTGGGAGACAAAGCTACCTTCTCGATTGCAGAGAACTTTCGGTACAAGCCATCGTTCGACTATGCCGCTGCGGAGGCCTCCAAGCTCGGAAAGCTGCAGCACTTCAGTGTACGTGTGTTCTTCTACATGAGCGAGGATTCTCAATGGTACGGCACCGCTTGGCGTGCAAAGCCCGAGTTTCAGGGTGGTTTCCTGCTCGACGGCGGAGTGCACTTCTCTGCAGCGACACGACAGCTCCTCACAGATCCAGCAGTCGATGTGACAGCCTTCACGACTCAGATACAACCTCACCTGGCACCAATCGACACCGTGAACGCGGTGGTCCGACTCAAGAGCGGTGTAAGTGGCACGTACCAGCAGTCCTGCGGCTCCAAGATGAGCACCTCAGTATTCCAATTCGGCTACGAGAAGGGCTCTGTGGTGGTCGACGGAGATAAGGTGACCGTTACGCCGTGGGATGGTGAGCCTGCTGTCAAAGAGTTTGAGAGGACGAGCGGTGTGAcggaggaggttgaggcgTGGTCGAAGGCGTTGGCTGAGGGAAGGCCGGATAAAAGGCAGAGCGTCGAGGAGGCGTTGGCGGATCTCGAGTTTTTGGAGTTGATGTTTGAGAGTGGCCTCAATGGAGGGCAGGCTAAGAAGTATGAATGTCAGTTGTGA
- a CDS encoding hypothetical protein (CAZy:AA7~EggNog:ENOG41) has translation MTVCGGGHSSSGASSSEGMVIDLRKMRKVKVNAEAMTVAFEGGCLWEDVDTALERHGLATVGGVVNHTGVGGLTLGGGHGFLTPRHGLTIDNLLKVEVVLADGTIVEASEDANQDLFWAIRGAGAQFGVVTRFVSRAHRQDKVWSGNLAYSADKLRDLLHFANALYERPNSEGHCFALGIGFGPDETSRVVSAIPLFHGSEADAKRYFSGLLEIEAIANDTEMMATAKTNTLLNSVMDHGIRRLMGSGNITMPLDIELMLQTAETFWKFCESHNGMGKSVLAIEFFPTDKIREVPQDATAYANRGDYYDAMTSFAWENPAYDAEIRLFNRNLCKRIRETNGYSATAGGHWSKGPVGVYINIEADSISPKDAWGVNLPRLRELKRKYDPNNVFNKWHGIAEDTAGTV, from the coding sequence ATGACCGTATGCGGTGGTGGCCACTCATCCAGCGGTGCCTCGTCAAGCGAGGGCATGGTCATTGATCTAAGAAAGATGCGAAAGGTCAAAGTCAACGCAGAAGCTATGACTGTCGCGTTCGAAGGGGGATGTCTATGGGAAGACGTTGATACAGCCCTTGAGCGACATGGTCTGGCGACAGTCGGAGGTGTCGTCAATCACACAGGGGTTGGAGGACTTACACTCGGCGGAGGCCATGGTTTTCTCACACCTCGACACGGTCTTACCATAGACAACTTGTTGAAGGTGGAAGTTGTTCTTGCAGATGGGACGATAGTCGAAGCGTCTGAAGACGCAAACCAGGATCTGTTCTGGGCTATTCGAGGCGCTGGTGCTCAATTCGGAGTCGTAACTCGCTTCGTAtctcgagctcatcgacaagaCAAGGTCTGGAGTGGAAATTTGGCGTATTCAGCTGATAAGCTACGTGACTTGCTGCACTTTGCGAATGCGTTATATGAAAGACCCAACTCAGAGGGGCATTGCTTCGCATTGGGTATTGGCTTTGGGCCTGATGAGACGAGCCGTGTCGTGTCTGCTATTCCTCTGTTTCACGGCTCAGAGGCAGATGCCAAGCGATATTTCTCTGGCCTCCTCGAGATAGAAGCAATCGCTAACGATAcggagatgatggcgacggCGAAGACGAACACGCTCCTCAACTCCGTCATGGACCACGGCATTCGACGACTCATGGGCTCAGGCAACATCACAATGCCTCTGGATATTGAACTAATGCTACAAACAGCCGAAACATTCTGGAAATTTTGTGAATCACACAATGGAATGGGCAAGTCTGTCTTAGCTATTGAGTTCTTCCCAACGGACAAGATTCGAGAAGTCCCCCAGGATGCAACAGCCTACGCCAATCGAGGCGACTACTACGACGCCATGACTTCATTTGCATGGGAGAACCCAGCCTACGATGCAGAGATACGGCTGTTTAACAGGAATCTGTGTAAGAGGATCCGGGAGACGAATGGGTATTCAGCTACGGCGGGTGGACACTGGAGTAAGGGGCCTGTGGGAGTGTATATCAACATTGAGGCTGATAGTATATCACCCAAGGATGCTTGGGGGGTGAATCTGCCTAGGTTGagggagttgaagaggaagtatGATCCGAATAATGTGTTTAATAAGTGGCATGGTATTGCTGAGGATACAGCCGGGACGGTGTAA
- a CDS encoding hypothetical protein (EggNog:ENOG41): MRSALKVNHVQIAFVGFPHQNVYMKSSLPKASRPKPPLVVDVREGPYSHLNPATIQDALYYLEDERSPTSSVTSPSSSVATSATQPRTDLWLPYKIHSSPNGDDDDTIRQSVWTITAKSTATAKLNYSKEHVAEILGSQDYDERYNIIPPVDGSPVQLEYLPMKPTKLNKELVRIHLQLLSRFKCAVDGNPDPANEFMNFWIPCTLQDPLLLQIVLFTSSCWLSETRHFSKALQYAHKHQVYRMLNSQLTDQQAQTSDTLVLGVVQMIADSWYWGATHDLKAHLSGLRGMINLRGGLSQLGLRGYLAKMVLIHDIVMALAHEIKPSMYGHPGFEFRDSRAMPFNTAFNTPFISNWQSFKECSNSLQLHPSTAQILDDMRGLFSAILALPRNPRSEHVQRVLSTAQWFHERILNLPEDTPALQSPRPSHSSRASSVESPGSSAGSLRTDKSSSPSLLPDIMYRVIRKVALIYCKAILDRSPISSACSEEDIQVLWLSIWKSGLATWKSVLGIFAWVMIALVTNCHKIRPGRLIKTLTMSTMMSIGMENWDVFNHIAKTSFRLQRWLAGGRDDTNDLMGGEKVVDKYGFGMIDALPPVDIPADVESSEDI, from the exons ATGCGTAGTgctctcaaagtcaaccaTGTACAAATTGCTTTCGTCGGTTTCCCTCACCAGAATGTATATATGAAGTCAAGTCTTCCAAAAG CTTCACGGCCTAAACCACCTCTAGTGGTAGATGTACGAGAAGGTCCTTACTCACATCTCAACCCTGCGACTATCCAAGACGCTCTCTATTATCTCGAGGACGAAAGATCACCAACTTCTTCGGTGACTAGTCCCAGCTCATCCGTTGCCACTTCAGCTACACAACCACGAACCGATCTATGGTTACCTTACAAGATTCATTCATCACCAAATggtgacgacgacgacacgATACGTCAGTCAGTCTGGACCATCACGGCAAAGAGCACCGCAACAGCCAAACTCAATTATTCCAAGGAACATGTCGCAGAGATCCTAGGGTCTCAAGATTACGATGAGCGGTACAATATCATCCCGCCAGTTGATGGCTCTCCAGTACAGCTAGAGTATCTTCCCATGAAACCTACCAAGTTAAACAAGGAGTTAGTACGCATTC ACTTACAATTACTCTCACGCTTCAAATGTGCAGTAGATGGTAATCCAGATCCTGCGAACGAGTTCATGAACTTCTGGATTCCCTGCACTTTGCAAGATCCCCTCCTTCTCCAAATCGTCTTGTTCACATCATCGTGCTGGCTGTCCGAAACCCGTCATTTTTCCAAGGCTTTACAATATGCACACAAGCATCAGGTTTATCGAATGCTGAATTCTCAGCTCACGGATCAGCAAGCACAAACGAGCGATACTTTAGTCCTTGGTGTTGTCCAGATGATTGCTGATTCTTGGTACTGGGGTGCTACACATGATCTAAAAGCACACCTTAGTGGTCTTCGGGGGATGATCAACCTGAGAGGTGGACTGTCTCAGCTCGGTTTGCGTGGTTATCTGGCCAAGATGGTCCTCAT TCACGACATCGTCATGGCGCTCGCACATGAGATCAAGCCCTCCATGTATGGACATCCCGGCTTCGAGTTCCGAGATTCACGAGCTATGCCCTTCAACACGGCCTTCAACACCCCTTTTATCAGCAATTGGCAATCTTTCAAAGAATGCTCGAATTCTCTACAATTACACCCAAGTACTGCTCAAATACTCGACGACATGAGGGGCTTGTTCTCAGCCATTCTAGCTTTACCTAGAAACCCGAGGTCTGAGCATGTCCAAAGAGTTCTCTCAACGGCTCAGTGGTTTCACGAGAGGATCCTGAATTTACCAGAAGACACCCCAGCTCTTCAATCTCCAAGACCTTCCCATTCATCTCGAGCAAGCTCTGTCGAGAGCCCAGGCAGTTCTGCGGGATCACTTAGAACTGACAAGTCTTCATCGCCCTCCCTACTTCCAGACATCATGTATCGCGTCATCCGCAAAGTGGCCTTGATCTATTGCAAAGCAATCCTTGATCGCTCCCCAATCAGCTCTGCCTgttctgaagaagacattCAAGTTCTTTGGCTATCGATCTGGAAGTCCGGTCTGGCAACTTGGAAATCAGTTCTCGGTATCTTCGCATGGGTCATGATTGCCCTCGTGACAAATTGTCACAAGATTCGCCCTGGCCGTCTCATCAAGACCTTGACCATGTCTACAATGATGTCCATCGGGATGGAGAACTGGGACGTCTTTAATCACATAGCGAAGACTTCCTTTAGATTACAAAGATGGCTCGCAGGAGGGCGCGATGATACTAATGACCTTATGGGAGGAGAGAAAGTGGTGGACAAATATGGCTTTGGGATGATAGACGCATTACCGCCTGTCGATATACCAGCTGATGTGGAATCATCAGAAGATATTTAA
- a CDS encoding hypothetical protein (EggNog:ENOG41), whose protein sequence is MDSGGVRRKDTTKGPPLRVLSLDGGGVRGYSIFIIIQELMHRTFVEIEGRAPKRHEIPKPCDHFDLIVGTGTGGLIALMLGRLRLDLETCKELYVRLTRMVFQTDKTIAGIPYRSTLFKASKLEEAIKAAVQEHTVKEREGNDGSDSPLTNPLNAAMYSSAGAPRRNQSNASTVSFSARSPASQMAYRPAYNSRYGDPNARLYDHRENRTKTAVTAVYKGSPRGSPAALLRSYDSRKEPPPEFDCKIWQAGRATCAIGLAFKPITIGQSVFHDDGVGTFNPSPEALDEAVVNEWPGREVGVFVSVGTGRRPKGSDSNSQMWYEGFLGDFADARRKLIAKIEGCEKIHEYMMREHLGKRNVSIDAYYRLNVEVGVGEFGMNEWNRLGEISTGTRRYMSREAEQRMIQGISSKLAKIHRARIRHARAPEGIPELVKSTSTTWEMPMAFELAGDIPTTVPLPHSPASRSSFESGSDSLHIRNNNHNGSPRSSNERMHTETSVPHNVPNSPPLGPRGPSASAPTLHPEDRLAVSSPTPAQYREGVSGQDLIAIVSPDEYPRPPPNMAAPPPTRIEPPPLPPKTPLPESQQHQGRRVPAAAAPPYPLDDDEPPPVNMARKPDYRGR, encoded by the exons ATGGACTCCGGCGGGGTCAGGAGAAAGGATACGACCAAAGGCCCGCCTCTTCGAGTTCTATCACTCG ATGGGGGAGGTGTCCGCGGTTACTCCATATTCATTATTATCCAGGAGCTTATGCACCGAACTTTTGTCGAGATCGAAGGCCGCGCTCCCAAGCGACACGAAATTCCCAAGCCATGCGATCATTTCGACCTAATCGTCGGTACTGGTACAGGCGGGCTGATTGCCTTGATGCTGGGTCGATTGCGTCTTGACCTCGAGACGTGTAAGGAGCTCTACGTTCGTCTAACGCGCATGGTTTTCCAGACCGACAAGACTATTGCGGGCATTCCCTATCGATCGACCTTGTTCAAGGCCagcaagcttgaggaggctaTCAAGGCGGCTGTCCAAGAACACACGGTGAAGGAGAGGGAAGGCAACGATGGCTCAGATTCTCCCCTCACAAATCCTCTCAACGCTGCAATGTACTCAAGCGCCGGTGCCCCTCGCCGAAACCAGAGCAATGCAAGCACCGTTAGCTTTAGCGCTCGCAGTCCCGCCTCGCAAATGGCGTATCGACCTGCGTATAACTCGAGATACGGCGATCCAAACGCGCGCCTATACGATCATCGAGAAAACCGCACCAAAAC TGCGGTGACGGCAGTGTACAAGGGTTCTCCTCGAGGCTCACCCGCAGCTCTTTTGCGGTCCTACGATTCTCGAAAAGAACCTCCTCCCGAGTTCGACTGCAAGATTTGGCAGGCTGGTCGAGCCACTTGTGCGATCGGATTGGCCTTCAAGCCCATCACCATTGGTCAATCAGTTTTTCACGATGACGGCGTCGGCACTTTCAACCCTAGTCCAGAAGCCCTGGACGAAGCTGTGGTCAACGAGTGGCCCGGTCGCGAAGTGGGTGTTTTTGTTAGCGTCGGTACTGGTAGACGGCCCAAGGGTAGCGATTCGAATTCGCAGATGTGGTATGAAGGCTTCTTGGGTGATTTTGCAGATGCGCGAAGGAAGTTGATTGCCAAGATCGAGGGTTGCGAGAAGATCCACGAGTACATGATGCGCGAGCACCTTGGAAAACGAAATGTCAGTATCGACGCCTACTACCGTCTTAATGTGGAAGTCGGTGTTGGTGAGTTTGGAATGAATGAGTGGAACCGACTGGGCGAAATCAGCACTGGTACTCGACGGTATATGTCAAGGGAGGCCGAGCAAAGGATGATTCAGGGCATCTCATCAAAGCTTGCCAAAATTCATCGAGCCAGGATCCGTCATGCACGAGCTCCGGAAGGAATCCCAGAACTTGTCAAGTCAACTTCAACCACATGGGAGATGCCTATGGCATTTGAGCTTGCAGGCGATATCCCAACTACTGTTCCACTTCCTCACAGCCCCGCGAGCCGGTCTTCGTTCGAGTCGGGGTCAGATAGTTTGCATATCCGCAACAACAACCATAACGGTTCGCCACGAAGCTCCAACGAACGAATGCACACAGAAACGTCTGTACCACATAACGTTCCCAATTCTCCTCCCCTAGGACCCCGTGGTCCTAGCGCCAGCGCTCCGACTTTACATCCAGAGGATCGTTTGGCAGTATCATCACCTACACCTGCGCAGTACCGCGAAGGTGTGTCGGGCCAAGACTTGATCGCTATTGTCAGCCCAGACGAGTATCCCAGGCCACCTCCCAACATGGCCGCGCCGCCACCGACACGGATTGAACCGCCGCCGCTGCCACCCAAGACGCCTCTCCCGGAGAGCCAGCAGCATCAAGGTCGAAGAGTGCCTGCGGCCGCCGCGCCTCCTTACCCGTTAGACGATGACGAGCCCCCGCCTGTGAACATGGCCCGAAAGCCCGACTACCGGGGAAGATAA
- a CDS encoding hypothetical protein (EggNog:ENOG41), with amino-acid sequence MEPSSKKRKLAPKVNTTPSKPPPPTQFPHESVSFVFQLSASQEAAAPLSERHDFESFARHLQDAAMLIQRQTERHPYTDVSVLLLRWEEDKSVDEDLAALEQVFQKHYKYRTERWHIPTVPNPSIKLGVQIASFLENARANHLLIIYYAGQGYVSSDGQLFWACNAREDAAKLKWDGVRCLFEDAQSDILLLLDTCALPDPPMAGSHGVKQAIAACTSDRSPDSSERSFTSNLVEALQKLSSGRPFTTQKLHEELLSLKQQQQLVQTPRQTNGSTSNTHSSSHHPAFMALTPGKGHSIALAPMPSRPRSESQNGVDAEGQGNREEQLIDPESVVDLRFEEHRVLVCTTFVGDASPDMSFFSQWLQSTPPLGDKIAVEGMFLGPPTMLLISMPHSIWNVVQHDKVCCSSGIKPSARAVEDGRILLEARDHAYGTPARVRRDEGHDISFHSPAVRGTPNSVERNEHLPQTSPSASSYANPAGGHGKPKDEVEDSAEMQEAAEQLKALSHVRHRSDETQNINRPRTILPDGMPEIRPEGEPEEHGNEDPLATLRNANSAAKPPRRSLPKQDTRCNHCSHAPFKDSSSLRKHIAAAHTRPFPCAFSFAGCTSTFGSKNEWKRHIASQHLCLQYYRCSSCPQSTAEGKGNEFNRKDLFTQHLRRMHAPFQIKRAIAKGDSKLQSEWDTHVKDMQVSCLVQRRLPPQRSACPKQGCQSIFEGPSSWDEWTEHVGRHMEKGEGGKLGVDGLLAQWALDEGIIERKPDGEYRLSASNGMGGGGATTSGSSAAAPPVFEQKESTMTSTSTLEPSQPAEDSLIMDTKPSEDRMEVDTPE; translated from the exons ATGGAGCCTTCGAGTAAAAAGCGGAAGTTGGCTCCTAAGGTCAACACGACTCCTAGCaagccgccgccgccaacaCAATTCCCTCACGAATCGGTCAGCTTTGTTTTCCAGCTTTCCGCGT CTCAGGAGGCTGCAGCTCCTCTTTCCGAAAGACATGACTTTGAGTCTTTTGCGCGCCATCTACAGGATGCTGCTATGCTGATCCAGAGACAGACTGAACGTCACCCATACACTGACGTTTCTGTGTTACTATTAAGGTGGGAAGAAGACAAGTCTGTCGACGAAGACCTGGCTGCGCTCGAGCAAGTGTTCCAGAAGCACTACAAATACCGAACTGAGCGATGGCACATTCCCACGGTACCGAACCCTAGTATAAAGCTCGGAGTTCAgattgcttcttttctcgAGAATGCACGAGCCAATCATCTTCTCATTATCTACTATGCTGGCCAGGGCTACGTAAGCTCTGATGGCCAGCTTTTCTGGGCTTG TAATGCACGAGAAGATGCGGCAAAACTCAAGTGGGATGGCGTCCGTTGCCTGTTCGAGGATGCCCAGTCCGATATCCTCTTGTTGCTGGACACATGCGCGTTACCGGACCCCCCCATGGCTGGTAGTCACGGCGTTAAGCAAGCCATAGCAGCCTGCACATCCGACCGTAGCCCAGACAGCTCAGAACGCTCCTTTACGTCAAATTTGGTTGAGGCTTTACAAAAGCTCAGTAGTGGGCGCCCCTTTACTACACAGAAGCTCCACGAGGAACTGTTATCgctgaagcagcagcagcaactggTTCAGACTCCCCGACAAACGAATGGCAGCACCTCGAATACACATTCGTCCTCTCACCACCCGGCTTTTATGGCTCTGACGCCTGGGAAGGGCCATAGTATTGCTCTTGCGCCAATGCCCTCAAGACCTCGTTCGGAATCACAGAACGGAGTCGACGCAGAGGGCCAAGGGAACCGCGAAGAACAGCTCATTGACCCAGAGTCAGTTGTTGACCTCAGGTTTGAAGAGCACCGTGTCCTCGTTTGTACGAcctttgttggtgatgctaGCCCAGATATGTCCTTTTTCTCACAATGGCTACAAAGCACGCCGCCTCTGGGCGATAAAATCGCCGTGGAAGGCATGTTCCTTGGACCGCCCACAATGCTCCTTATCTCCATGCCCCATTCCATCTGGAACGTGGTACAGCACGACAAAGTTTGTT GTTCTTCTGGTATTAAGCCTTCCGCAAGAgcagttgaagatggccgAATTCTCCTGGAGGCAAGGGATCACGCATATGGAACGCCCGCACGCGTTCGGCGAGATGAGGGTCACGACATCTCGTTCCATTCCCCGGCCGTGAGGGGAACCCCCAACTCCGTAGAGCGAAACGAGCATCTTCCACAAACGAGtccttcagcctcatcgtATGCGAATCCAGCAGGTGGACATGGCAAGCCCAAAGACGAAGTGGAGGACTCTGCGGAGATGCAGGAAGCTGCTGAGCAGTTGAAGGCCTTGAGCCATGTTCGACATCGCAGCGACGAGACCCAAAATATCAACAGGCCGCGCACGATTCTTCCTGACGGGATGCCTGAAATAAGGCCTGAAGGCGAGCCTGAGGAGCATGGTAACGAAGATCCCTTGGCAACACTTCGCAATGCCAACTCGGCAGCCAAGCCACCACGGCGGTCTCTCCCTAAGCAGGACACGCGTTGCAACCACTGCAGTCACGCTCCTTTCAAGGATTCATCTTCATTGAGAAAACATATTGCCGCAGCCCATACCAGGCCGTTCCCATGTGCGTTTTCATTCGCTGGATGTACTAGCACTTTTGGATCCAAGAACGAATGGAAGCGACATATCGCATCCCAACATCTGTGTCTGCAGTACTATCGCTGTTCATCCTGCCCTCAGAGCACAGCCGAGGGCAAGGGCAACGAGTTCAATCGCAAAGACCTGTTCACTCAACACTTGCGACGCATGCATGCACCCTTTCAGATCAAGAGAGCGATTGCTAAGGGCGATAGTAAACTGCAATCTGAGTGGGATACGCATGTGAAGGACATGCAAGTGTCGTGCCTGGTTCAGCGTCGGTTACCCCCGCAGCGCTCAGCATGTCCGAAGCAAGGCTGCCAGAGCATTTTCGAAGGCCCATCGTCCTGGGACGAGTGGACTGAGCATGTCGGTCGGCACATGGAGAAGGGCGAAGGTGGCAAGCTTGGAGTCGATGGCCTTCTAGCCCAGTGGGCACTGGATGAGGGTATCATTGAGCGCAAGCCTGATGGCGAGTACCGGTTGTCAGCAAGCAACGGTATGGGAGGCGGTGGGGCTACTACGAGCGGCAGCAGCGCAGCTGCTCCCCCTGTCTTTGAACAGAAAGAGTCGACTatgacatcgacatcgacacTTGAGCCCTCACAGCCGGCGGAAGACTCCTTGATCATGGACACGAAGCCTTCAGAAGACAGGATGGAGGTTGACACTCCAGAGTGA